In a single window of the Deinococcus aetherius genome:
- a CDS encoding tetratricopeptide repeat protein produces the protein MKRRPLGLLLAAAILSGAAAQTPTAPATPAPAQPATPAAPATPAAPAAVPATPARPTRPAANYVALGVFYYEQGKFDEAYVAFRAASEADPRNTDALLGLGRAQVKLRLYAPAIETLRRLVALDPRNISAYIALAQAYQQQYIGASDRASVTGNLGEAQRVLTEAEATVQVIGGTDRDLNLSKVWNERGYVFKLQGDGGRAIDAFKQASALNPENDVILFNLGDMYYATGNLVAALDSLQQAVIADPRDPYNRAYYAKLLALSGNVTAAKPEAAQAARLAPTNSYAVGQYGVVSYLAGDSTTARTQLTQAVKLDPLRYPEFYFYLGRLDLDAGDLKAARENLTRAAALGSTTPEYMYYLGLSYERGAGTIAPDRLKARENYERALKLSPNYALAREGLSRVR, from the coding sequence GTGAAACGACGTCCCCTCGGCCTGCTCCTCGCGGCGGCCATCCTGTCTGGCGCAGCCGCGCAGACGCCGACGGCTCCGGCCACCCCGGCTCCCGCCCAGCCCGCGACTCCGGCAGCTCCGGCCACTCCGGCCGCGCCCGCTGCGGTCCCCGCCACCCCCGCACGTCCCACCCGCCCCGCCGCGAACTACGTGGCGCTCGGCGTCTTCTACTACGAGCAGGGCAAGTTCGACGAGGCCTACGTCGCCTTCCGCGCCGCCTCCGAGGCTGATCCCCGCAACACCGACGCGCTGCTGGGCCTGGGCCGCGCGCAGGTCAAGCTGCGGCTCTACGCCCCCGCCATCGAGACCCTGCGGCGCCTGGTCGCCCTCGACCCGCGCAACATCAGCGCCTACATCGCCCTCGCGCAGGCGTACCAGCAGCAGTACATCGGCGCGAGCGACCGCGCGAGCGTCACGGGCAACCTCGGCGAGGCGCAGCGGGTCCTCACCGAGGCGGAGGCCACCGTGCAGGTCATCGGCGGCACGGACCGCGACCTCAACCTCAGCAAGGTCTGGAACGAGCGCGGGTACGTCTTCAAGCTCCAGGGCGACGGGGGCCGGGCCATCGACGCCTTCAAGCAGGCCTCTGCCCTCAACCCCGAGAACGACGTGATCTTATTTAACCTGGGGGACATGTACTACGCGACCGGGAACCTCGTGGCCGCGCTCGACAGCCTGCAGCAGGCCGTGATCGCTGACCCCCGCGACCCCTACAACCGTGCGTACTACGCCAAGCTCCTGGCCCTGAGCGGCAACGTGACCGCCGCCAAGCCGGAAGCCGCCCAGGCCGCCCGCCTCGCCCCCACCAACAGCTACGCGGTCGGGCAGTACGGGGTGGTGAGCTACCTCGCGGGGGACTCCACCACCGCCCGCACCCAGCTCACCCAGGCGGTGAAGCTCGACCCCCTGCGCTACCCCGAGTTCTACTTCTACCTGGGCCGCCTCGACCTCGACGCCGGGGACCTGAAAGCGGCCCGCGAGAACCTGACGCGCGCCGCCGCGCTGGGCAGCACCACCCCCGAGTACATGTACTACCTCGGGCTGAGCTATGAGCGCGGCGCGGGCACCATCGCCCCGGACCGCCTCAAGGCCCGCGAGAACTACGAGCGGGCGCTCAAGCTCAGCCCGAACTACGCGCTGGCGAGGGAAGGTCTGAGCCGCGTGCGCTGA
- the coaE gene encoding dephospho-CoA kinase (Dephospho-CoA kinase (CoaE) performs the final step in coenzyme A biosynthesis.) produces the protein MSPPSSRPAPRRLGLLRLGLTGSIGAGKSTVAALLRARGLTVLDADEQARLVTLEPEVLAEIEAAFPGVVREGVLDRAALAGLVFGDPERLTRLNAIVHPRVRTRMVALEEAAAARGEAWVVQDVPLLFEGGLERQMDGVLVVDAPLETRVARVVARSGLTREEVLARDARQMPGEEKRRRATAVLDNGGSPEALEAQLDAALGRLGVTGTAREPARPE, from the coding sequence ATGTCCCCCCCTTCCTCCCGCCCCGCCCCGCGCCGACTGGGCCTGCTCCGACTGGGCCTGACGGGCAGCATCGGCGCGGGCAAGAGCACCGTCGCGGCCCTCCTGCGCGCACGCGGCCTGACCGTCCTCGACGCCGACGAGCAGGCCCGCCTCGTCACCCTGGAGCCGGAGGTCCTGGCCGAGATCGAGGCGGCCTTTCCCGGGGTCGTGCGCGAGGGCGTGCTCGACCGGGCGGCCCTGGCGGGATTGGTCTTCGGCGATCCCGAGCGGCTGACCCGTCTCAACGCCATCGTCCACCCGCGCGTCCGGACCCGGATGGTGGCGCTGGAGGAAGCGGCGGCGGCACGCGGAGAGGCCTGGGTCGTGCAGGACGTGCCCCTGCTGTTCGAGGGCGGGCTGGAGCGGCAGATGGACGGGGTGCTCGTGGTGGACGCGCCGCTGGAGACGCGGGTGGCCCGCGTGGTCGCCCGCTCCGGCCTCACCCGCGAGGAGGTGCTCGCCCGCGACGCCCGCCAGATGCCCGGCGAGGAGAAGCGGCGGCGCGCGACCGCCGTCCTCGACAACGGTGGAAGCCCGGAGGCGCTGGAGGCGCAACTCGACGCGGCCCTGGGGAGGCTGGGGGTGACGGGGACGGCAAGAGAGCCCGCCCGGCCGGAATGA
- a CDS encoding VWA domain-containing protein, whose amino-acid sequence MTQQPVQVEYSFGQSQLVEGMAGTSDLLIRFRLPRMGQTRRPLNLSLVIDRSGSMAGSPLKHAIRAAQAVVDGLGPEDTLSVVVYDDEVQTLIAPTRVTDRAALGAQVAGVRAGGLTNLSGGWLRGVELVAANAGPQVVSRVLLLTDGQANVGVSDTNVLTKTAAQKAESGVGTTTLGFGSGFNEDLLIGMARAAGGNFYFIQSADDAADVFGIELQTLKAVAAQNLTVTLSPAPGVSVADVLSLHRRGADPFTLDLGDVYEDEDKLLGLSLNLPALPAGTHSLLGLTFRADAVREGAIETLTGGLDVRAVAAPLGPDLRSDVSVTLDLARLRVARAKERAVDLADAGDAAGAESTLRTLVGELRSAGLHEHFEIAEEIEQLEHYAARIASRRLDGDSRKELRDQSFQGRARSRPDLLGRGVTVDAAALALPVVTDSAGGVELLCVREGGRLRVKVDADGYDGGLNVQFPRALRAEGARYVVGGLETSADGSFYRVTGDIRRVVRPGESDPLAGVHGGFGVSRSFSAPRAAKPPVTLADLETTDAVGPGVLVQCLKDGSKLRARVVSDGYHPDWNMRFPRGIREDGTLYVVDVVNTAPDGKSYIASGIVRRFVQPS is encoded by the coding sequence ATGACCCAACAACCCGTGCAGGTGGAGTACAGCTTCGGTCAGTCGCAACTCGTGGAGGGGATGGCGGGAACGTCGGACCTCCTGATCCGCTTCCGGCTCCCGCGCATGGGGCAGACGCGCCGTCCCCTGAACCTGTCCCTGGTCATCGACCGCAGCGGCAGCATGGCGGGCTCGCCGCTCAAACACGCCATCCGCGCGGCGCAGGCTGTGGTGGACGGGCTCGGCCCGGAGGACACCCTCAGCGTGGTCGTGTACGACGACGAGGTGCAGACGTTGATCGCCCCCACCCGCGTCACCGACCGCGCGGCCCTGGGGGCGCAGGTCGCGGGCGTCCGGGCGGGCGGTCTGACGAACCTCTCGGGCGGCTGGCTGCGCGGGGTGGAACTCGTGGCAGCGAACGCGGGGCCCCAGGTCGTCAGCCGGGTGCTGCTGCTGACCGACGGGCAGGCGAACGTGGGCGTGAGCGACACGAACGTGCTCACGAAGACGGCGGCCCAGAAGGCGGAATCGGGCGTGGGCACGACCACCCTGGGCTTCGGGAGCGGCTTCAACGAGGATTTGCTGATCGGCATGGCGCGGGCGGCGGGCGGGAACTTCTATTTCATCCAGTCCGCCGACGACGCCGCCGACGTGTTCGGGATAGAGCTTCAGACTCTCAAGGCCGTCGCCGCCCAGAACCTCACCGTCACCCTGAGCCCGGCCCCCGGCGTGAGCGTGGCGGACGTGCTCAGCCTGCACAGGCGCGGCGCCGATCCCTTCACCCTCGACCTCGGCGACGTGTACGAGGACGAGGACAAGCTGCTCGGCCTGAGCCTGAACCTCCCCGCGCTGCCCGCCGGGACCCACTCGCTACTCGGCCTCACCTTCCGCGCCGACGCCGTGCGGGAGGGGGCTATCGAGACGCTGACGGGCGGGCTGGACGTTCGGGCGGTGGCCGCGCCGCTGGGGCCGGACCTGCGGAGCGACGTGAGTGTCACCCTCGACCTCGCCCGGCTGCGGGTCGCCCGCGCCAAGGAGCGTGCCGTGGACCTCGCGGACGCGGGAGACGCGGCGGGGGCGGAGTCCACGTTGCGGACCCTAGTGGGTGAGCTGCGCTCGGCTGGCCTGCACGAGCACTTCGAGATCGCCGAGGAAATCGAGCAGCTCGAACACTACGCCGCCCGCATCGCGTCCCGCCGTCTGGACGGCGACTCCCGCAAGGAACTGCGCGACCAGTCCTTCCAGGGCCGCGCCCGCTCGCGCCCCGATCTCCTGGGACGCGGCGTGACGGTGGACGCCGCCGCCCTCGCCCTGCCCGTCGTCACGGATTCTGCGGGCGGCGTGGAACTGCTCTGCGTGCGCGAGGGGGGCCGCCTGCGCGTGAAGGTGGATGCGGACGGCTATGACGGCGGCCTGAATGTCCAGTTTCCTCGCGCCCTGCGCGCCGAGGGGGCCCGTTACGTGGTGGGCGGCCTGGAGACGAGCGCGGACGGCTCCTTCTACCGGGTGACGGGCGACATCCGCCGCGTGGTGCGCCCCGGAGAGAGCGATCCGCTGGCAGGAGTCCACGGTGGTTTCGGCGTCTCTCGCTCCTTCTCTGCTCCCCGCGCCGCCAAGCCGCCCGTCACCCTCGCCGACCTGGAGACGACGGATGCGGTGGGCCCCGGCGTCCTCGTCCAGTGCCTCAAGGACGGGAGCAAGCTGCGCGCCCGCGTCGTCTCGGACGGCTACCACCCCGACTGGAACATGCGCTTTCCGCGCGGCATCCGCGAGGACGGCACCCTGTACGTGGTGGATGTGGTGAATACCGCCCCCGATGGCAAGTCCTACATCGCGTCGGGCATCGTCCGCCGCTTCGTGCAGCCGAGCTGA
- the recD2 gene encoding SF1B family DNA helicase RecD2: MPAAPAPEPIRVTGGVNRVRFRAESGFTVMTARLRNSEGEDPDATVIGVMPPLEAGDTFSADVLLEEHREYGHQYRVLNMVLEAQPTDLTEAGVAAYLEARVGGVGKVLAGRIAKTFGAATFDVLEGEPEKLLQVPGITQSTLHKMTASWSQQGLERRLLAGLQGLGLSISQAQRAVKHFGEAALERLQADLFALTEVEGIGFLTADKLWSAQGLAHDDPRRLTAAAVYALQQAAQQGGHSFLPRERAQRGVVHYTRVTPEQARIAVDTAVELGRLSDDPTPDGTSRIYLPHVLRAEKKLAGLIRTLLATPPGGDEWLVPEGAAKGLSEEQAQVLKLLEDHRLVVLTGGPGTGKSTTTRAVADLAEGLGLEVGLCAPTGKAARRLGEVTGRPASTIHRLLGYGPAGFRHNHLEPAPYDLLIVDEVSMCGDALMLSLLAAVPPGARVLLVGDVDQLPPVDAGLPLHALTAAAPTVRLTTVYRQAAENPIIRAAHGLLHGQAPEWGDRRLGLTETEPDVGARRVAIMVRELGGPGQVQVLTPMRKGPLGVDVLNHHLQSLFNPGEGGTRIAEGEARPGDVVVQTKNDYTNEVFNGTLGMVLKAEGGRLTVDFDGNVVELVGAELFNLQLGYALTVHRAQGSEWGTVLGVLHEAHMPMLSRNLAYTALTRARERFYAAGSASAWEKAAVRQREERNTALLERVRGR; this comes from the coding sequence ATGCCCGCCGCCCCCGCCCCCGAACCCATCCGCGTCACGGGCGGCGTGAACCGGGTCCGTTTCCGCGCCGAGAGTGGCTTCACCGTCATGACCGCGAGGCTCCGCAACTCGGAGGGCGAGGACCCCGACGCCACCGTGATCGGCGTGATGCCTCCCCTGGAAGCCGGGGACACCTTCAGCGCCGACGTGCTCCTCGAAGAACACCGCGAGTACGGCCACCAGTACCGGGTCCTGAACATGGTGCTGGAGGCCCAGCCCACCGACCTGACGGAAGCGGGAGTCGCCGCCTACCTCGAAGCGCGCGTAGGTGGCGTGGGTAAAGTCCTCGCCGGGCGCATCGCCAAGACCTTCGGCGCGGCGACCTTCGACGTGCTGGAGGGGGAGCCGGAGAAGCTGCTCCAGGTGCCCGGAATTACCCAGAGCACCCTGCACAAGATGACCGCCAGTTGGTCGCAGCAGGGGCTGGAGCGCCGCCTGCTCGCCGGGTTGCAGGGCCTCGGGCTCTCCATCTCCCAGGCGCAGCGGGCCGTGAAGCATTTCGGGGAGGCGGCGCTCGAACGACTTCAGGCGGACCTCTTCGCCCTCACCGAGGTCGAGGGCATCGGCTTTCTGACCGCCGACAAGCTGTGGAGCGCCCAGGGCCTCGCCCACGACGACCCCCGCCGTCTGACCGCCGCCGCCGTGTATGCCCTCCAGCAGGCGGCGCAGCAGGGCGGGCACTCCTTCCTGCCGCGCGAACGGGCCCAGCGGGGCGTCGTCCACTACACCCGCGTCACCCCCGAGCAGGCGAGGATCGCGGTCGATACGGCCGTCGAACTCGGCCGCCTGTCGGACGACCCCACCCCCGACGGCACCTCCCGTATCTACCTCCCCCACGTCCTGCGCGCGGAGAAGAAGCTCGCGGGGCTGATCCGCACCCTGCTCGCCACCCCGCCCGGGGGAGACGAGTGGCTGGTGCCGGAGGGGGCGGCAAAGGGCCTCTCGGAGGAGCAGGCGCAGGTGCTCAAGCTCCTCGAAGACCACCGCCTCGTCGTGCTGACGGGCGGGCCGGGCACGGGCAAGAGCACGACGACGCGGGCGGTCGCGGACCTCGCGGAGGGGCTGGGGCTGGAGGTCGGCCTGTGCGCCCCCACCGGCAAGGCCGCGCGCCGTCTGGGCGAGGTCACGGGCCGCCCCGCCTCCACCATTCACCGCCTGCTCGGCTACGGCCCGGCGGGCTTCCGGCACAACCACCTCGAACCCGCCCCCTACGACCTCCTGATCGTGGACGAGGTGAGCATGTGCGGCGACGCGCTGATGCTCTCCCTCCTCGCCGCCGTGCCGCCCGGGGCCCGGGTGCTCCTCGTAGGCGACGTGGACCAGCTTCCCCCCGTGGACGCCGGGCTGCCCCTCCACGCCCTGACCGCTGCGGCGCCGACCGTCCGCCTCACGACCGTGTACCGCCAGGCCGCCGAGAACCCGATCATCCGCGCCGCGCACGGCCTCTTGCACGGCCAGGCACCGGAGTGGGGCGACCGCCGCCTGGGCCTCACCGAGACGGAGCCGGACGTGGGTGCGCGGCGGGTCGCCATCATGGTGCGTGAACTCGGGGGGCCGGGGCAGGTGCAGGTCCTCACCCCCATGCGGAAAGGGCCGCTGGGGGTGGACGTGCTCAACCATCACCTCCAGTCCCTTTTCAACCCCGGCGAGGGCGGCACCCGCATCGCAGAGGGTGAGGCGCGGCCCGGCGACGTGGTGGTCCAGACGAAAAACGACTACACCAACGAGGTCTTCAACGGCACCCTGGGCATGGTGCTGAAGGCCGAGGGCGGGCGGCTGACCGTGGACTTCGACGGCAACGTGGTGGAACTGGTAGGCGCCGAACTGTTCAACCTCCAGCTCGGCTACGCCCTGACCGTCCACCGAGCGCAGGGGAGCGAGTGGGGCACCGTCCTCGGTGTGCTGCACGAGGCGCATATGCCCATGCTCTCCCGCAACCTCGCCTACACGGCGCTGACCCGTGCCCGCGAACGCTTCTACGCGGCGGGCTCGGCGAGTGCGTGGGAGAAGGCTGCCGTCCGTCAGCGCGAGGAACGGAATACGGCGCTGCTTGAGCGGGTGCGGGGGCGGTAG
- a CDS encoding Uma2 family endonuclease has translation MSDPAFRRMSVEEYLRTEPGSPVKREYVNGFVYPWHGQAGVSDAHDSIVVNVLLAVGPLARSVGCRAYTADMRVRSADGRSYFYPDTTVTCEPREDGAYFKVAPCILVEVLSKSTSHNDRNAKYHAYTAIPSLQTYLIVEPGERRVYVYQHQEGVWNVTEHTGRDVIPLPCLGAELPLDDIYDGVL, from the coding sequence ATGAGTGACCCGGCTTTCCGGCGCATGAGCGTGGAGGAATACCTGCGTACCGAGCCGGGCAGCCCGGTCAAGCGGGAGTACGTGAACGGGTTCGTGTATCCGTGGCATGGACAGGCCGGGGTGAGCGACGCGCACGACAGCATCGTCGTCAATGTGCTGCTGGCCGTCGGCCCACTCGCCCGGAGCGTGGGCTGCCGCGCCTACACCGCCGACATGCGCGTCCGCTCCGCCGACGGCCGGTCCTACTTCTACCCGGACACGACCGTTACCTGTGAACCGCGCGAGGATGGGGCGTATTTCAAGGTCGCGCCCTGCATCCTCGTGGAGGTGCTCTCGAAAAGCACGTCTCACAACGACCGCAACGCCAAATACCACGCCTACACGGCCATCCCTTCTCTGCAAACTTACCTGATCGTGGAACCGGGCGAGCGGCGGGTCTATGTCTATCAGCACCAGGAGGGGGTCTGGAACGTCACCGAACACACCGGGCGAGATGTGATTCCCCTGCCCTGCCTGGGTGCCGAACTCCCGCTCGACGACATCTACGACGGCGTGCTCTAG
- a CDS encoding CTP synthase gives MKYIFVTGGVVSSLGKGVASASLGALLRARGYRVTAVKIDPYINIDAGTMRPYEHGEVFVTASGAETDLDLGNYERFLDLDIPAGSNITTGQVYLEVIRKERAGDYLSQTVQVIPHVTDEIKRRISAAGETAGAEIVLIEVGGTVGDIESLPFLEAIRQFRFDEGDENVLYIHLTLVPYLGTSNEFKTKPTQHSVATLRSVGISPDIVMVRSKEKLPPEITRKIALFTSVRENRVFSSYDVGHVYELPLALEEQGLGKAVEDLLGLERTHPNLGVWQNAVRVMKQPGREVTIALAGKYTQMPDAYLSLLESLTHAGIANDARVNIKWVNAEELTEGDLEAQLGDADGILVPGGFGIRGIEGKIRAAEYARTRGVPYLGICLGMQIAVIEYARHRAGLTGANSAEFDPYAPHKVIDLMPEQLEVAGMGGTMRLGDWPMELRAGTKIAGLYGVPGGGTVRERHRHRYEVNPAYVDRLQEAGLVISGVTPGMNGRGAGLVESIEIPGHPFFVALQAHPEFKSRPMRPSPPFVGFVAAALGSRQPSAVSGQPERARV, from the coding sequence ATGAAATACATCTTCGTGACGGGCGGCGTGGTCAGCAGCCTCGGCAAGGGCGTAGCGAGCGCCAGTCTGGGGGCGCTCCTGCGGGCGCGCGGGTACAGAGTCACGGCGGTCAAGATCGACCCCTACATCAACATCGACGCGGGCACCATGCGGCCCTACGAGCACGGCGAGGTCTTCGTCACGGCGAGCGGCGCCGAGACCGACCTCGACCTCGGCAATTACGAACGCTTCCTCGACCTCGACATCCCGGCGGGGAGCAACATCACGACCGGGCAGGTGTACCTGGAGGTCATCCGCAAGGAGCGCGCGGGCGATTACCTCTCGCAGACGGTGCAGGTCATCCCCCATGTCACCGACGAGATCAAGCGCCGCATCAGCGCGGCGGGGGAGACGGCGGGCGCGGAGATCGTCCTGATCGAGGTCGGTGGCACGGTGGGCGACATCGAGTCGCTGCCCTTCCTGGAGGCGATCCGCCAGTTCCGCTTCGACGAGGGCGACGAGAACGTCCTGTACATCCACCTGACCCTGGTGCCGTACCTGGGCACCTCCAACGAGTTCAAGACCAAGCCCACCCAGCACTCGGTCGCCACCCTCCGCAGTGTAGGCATCAGCCCCGACATCGTGATGGTGCGGAGCAAGGAGAAGCTGCCGCCCGAGATCACCCGCAAGATCGCGCTGTTCACCTCGGTGCGGGAAAACCGCGTCTTCTCCTCCTACGACGTGGGCCACGTCTATGAATTGCCCCTCGCGCTGGAGGAGCAGGGGCTGGGCAAGGCGGTCGAGGACCTCCTCGGGCTGGAGAGGACGCACCCCAACCTTGGTGTGTGGCAGAACGCCGTGCGGGTGATGAAGCAGCCCGGGCGCGAGGTCACCATCGCCCTCGCCGGGAAGTACACGCAGATGCCCGACGCGTACCTCAGCCTTCTCGAGTCGCTGACCCACGCGGGGATCGCCAACGACGCCCGGGTGAACATCAAGTGGGTGAACGCCGAGGAGCTGACGGAGGGGGACCTAGAGGCGCAACTGGGCGACGCCGACGGCATCCTGGTGCCCGGCGGCTTCGGCATCCGGGGCATCGAGGGCAAGATTCGCGCCGCCGAGTACGCCCGGACGCGGGGGGTGCCGTACCTGGGCATCTGCCTGGGCATGCAGATCGCGGTGATCGAGTACGCGCGGCACAGGGCGGGACTCACGGGCGCCAACTCCGCCGAGTTCGACCCCTACGCGCCCCACAAGGTCATCGACCTGATGCCCGAGCAGCTGGAGGTCGCCGGGATGGGCGGCACGATGCGCCTGGGCGACTGGCCGATGGAACTGCGGGCCGGGACGAAGATCGCGGGGCTGTACGGGGTGCCGGGGGGGGGCACCGTGCGCGAACGCCACCGCCACCGCTACGAGGTGAATCCCGCCTACGTGGACCGGCTTCAGGAGGCGGGCCTCGTCATCTCCGGCGTGACCCCCGGCATGAACGGTCGCGGCGCCGGGCTGGTGGAGAGCATCGAGATTCCCGGCCACCCCTTCTTCGTGGCGCTCCAGGCGCACCCGGAGTTCAAGAGCCGCCCGATGCGGCCCAGCCCGCCCTTCGTAGGGTTCGTGGCGGCGGCGTTGGGGAGCCGTCAGCCGTCAGCCGTCAGCGGTCAGCCGGAGCGCGCCCGGGTCTGA
- a CDS encoding toll/interleukin-1 receptor domain-containing protein, with amino-acid sequence MSTVPLPFLPPPCQPLFAVSHTSIDKPFVEKLAHDLRSVGVNVWFDKWEIQVGQSITWKIEEGIRENEFLAIVLSPEALKSEWVKTEISAAWVRQMAERRVFVLPILYRECEIPLFLADKKYADFRGNYDLGVSELVDALGVRNRDVLKIDNWRKYARKRIGDWQRFRDEEFESLILFSVDEARKYNWSVWVGGRRNAPYTIVFSARNQNLSSRFAVRLDKQRHAYLAALDGNVLTPNTIRRKDFSSYVGNTLDECQEFLWRRFQDFESSYGKPTELPVYFVSKFLTSGGKRRNCAASN; translated from the coding sequence ATGAGCACCGTCCCTTTGCCATTTCTCCCCCCACCCTGTCAACCCCTATTCGCGGTTAGTCACACATCTATAGATAAACCATTTGTTGAGAAACTAGCCCACGATTTAAGATCAGTAGGAGTAAATGTTTGGTTCGATAAATGGGAGATTCAAGTAGGTCAATCCATCACTTGGAAAATCGAAGAGGGTATACGTGAGAATGAATTTCTTGCCATTGTTCTTTCCCCCGAGGCTTTGAAATCTGAATGGGTGAAAACAGAAATTAGCGCGGCTTGGGTTCGGCAGATGGCAGAAAGGCGTGTGTTTGTGCTGCCAATACTCTATCGAGAGTGTGAAATCCCACTTTTTCTGGCAGATAAAAAATACGCCGACTTTCGCGGTAATTATGATCTTGGTGTCTCTGAGCTTGTAGACGCTCTAGGGGTGCGCAATCGTGATGTACTTAAGATAGACAATTGGAGAAAGTACGCGCGTAAGCGGATAGGGGATTGGCAGAGGTTTAGAGATGAGGAGTTTGAGTCTTTGATTCTGTTTAGTGTAGACGAAGCACGAAAGTATAATTGGTCCGTCTGGGTTGGCGGAAGAAGAAACGCGCCCTATACCATCGTTTTCTCTGCCAGAAATCAAAACTTATCATCAAGATTCGCCGTTCGCCTGGATAAACAGAGACATGCATATCTAGCAGCGCTCGACGGCAATGTCCTGACGCCCAACACCATTCGCAGAAAAGACTTTAGTTCTTACGTAGGCAATACTTTGGATGAGTGTCAAGAATTTTTGTGGAGGAGATTTCAAGATTTTGAGTCTTCTTATGGAAAACCAACTGAACTACCAGTGTATTTCGTATCTAAATTTTTAACATCGGGGGGAAAAAGACGAAACTGTGCTGCAAGTAATTAA
- a CDS encoding IS982 family transposase, with protein MCRPDLSLLPIPDALRRLTVWLTPQMPSKLVHPHEKISDAELVAVALLQRIHKAPYFRGWWRMLKLNHCPHYPSEVQARTRLERLTPVIEGASVEVQALDFVAVDSEPLPVCTFKRAPRCKFKGARHGFSTSGPVYGFKLHAWTTLNGKIAQYVLRPANEHDFTVGCVMNRDWPTFGGPKQIGDKGYQSGTYLTPPKSNAKRPDPRWKDEYAAARKIIESAFSVLVGSGLRWGQVKTMASLRLKVALLVLAHNLKFFDLPA; from the coding sequence ATGTGCCGTCCCGACCTCAGTCTACTCCCCATTCCCGACGCCCTGCGACGCCTGACGGTCTGGCTGACCCCCCAGATGCCATCCAAGCTGGTCCACCCCCACGAGAAGATCAGTGACGCCGAATTGGTGGCGGTGGCCCTATTGCAGCGGATTCACAAAGCACCCTACTTCAGGGGCTGGTGGAGGATGCTCAAACTCAACCACTGTCCCCATTACCCTTCGGAGGTCCAGGCCCGTACCCGGCTGGAACGCTTGACCCCTGTGATCGAGGGCGCGAGTGTCGAAGTCCAGGCACTGGACTTCGTGGCCGTGGACTCCGAACCCCTCCCAGTCTGCACCTTCAAGCGCGCTCCCCGTTGCAAGTTCAAGGGGGCACGACACGGCTTCAGTACCTCCGGCCCGGTGTATGGGTTCAAGCTGCATGCCTGGACGACCCTGAATGGCAAAATCGCCCAGTACGTGCTCCGGCCCGCCAACGAGCATGACTTCACCGTCGGGTGCGTGATGAACCGCGACTGGCCCACCTTCGGTGGGCCGAAGCAGATTGGGGACAAAGGCTATCAGTCCGGCACGTACCTGACGCCACCCAAAAGCAATGCCAAGCGTCCTGACCCTCGTTGGAAAGACGAATATGCGGCTGCCCGCAAGATCATCGAGTCGGCGTTCTCGGTGCTGGTGGGTTCCGGCTTGCGGTGGGGGCAGGTCAAGACGATGGCGAGCTTGCGGCTCAAGGTCGCCCTCCTCGTCCTCGCCCACAACCTCAAGTTCTTTGACCTCCCCGCCTAA
- a CDS encoding phosphotransferase family protein, whose product MTDEAHARALLGGPVTFLGAGACCVAYSDGRRVVRLSRGEGARFGVDGAIRQALLAAGVPTPEPLLSGILPDGRPFSVDALARRDGSVPDTGGWHDLGRALAALHALPHRQFGLLQDRPDVFVGVAPTPADGLRSRLQDAWPFGGAALADHPLVRAAPELASRLRELRDDLENVIHSPTALCHTDLHGEQLRWRGGRLAALLDFGDASIGPPAWDVASLAFFHGWEVAALVAGAAGLPCGRDAALFGLLLALHHASRSVTLGRPARMPAAVTLARDCLARL is encoded by the coding sequence ATGACCGACGAGGCGCACGCCCGGGCCCTTCTCGGCGGGCCGGTCACGTTCCTGGGCGCGGGCGCCTGTTGTGTGGCCTACTCGGACGGCCGCCGGGTGGTGCGCCTCAGCAGGGGCGAGGGAGCCCGCTTCGGGGTGGACGGCGCGATCCGTCAGGCCCTGCTCGCGGCGGGTGTCCCCACGCCCGAACCGCTCCTCTCGGGAATCCTGCCCGACGGGCGGCCCTTCAGTGTGGACGCGCTCGCGCGGAGAGACGGCTCCGTGCCGGATACCGGGGGCTGGCACGACCTGGGACGGGCCCTGGCCGCCCTGCACGCCCTCCCTCACCGCCAATTTGGGCTGCTGCAAGACCGCCCCGACGTCTTCGTGGGTGTCGCCCCGACTCCGGCTGACGGCCTGCGCTCCCGCCTTCAGGACGCCTGGCCCTTCGGCGGGGCGGCGCTCGCCGATCACCCACTCGTGAGGGCAGCTCCCGAGCTGGCTTCGCGCCTGCGGGAACTGCGGGACGACTTGGAGAACGTCATTCACAGCCCAACTGCCCTCTGCCACACCGACCTGCACGGGGAGCAGTTGCGGTGGCGCGGGGGGCGGCTCGCGGCCCTGCTCGACTTCGGGGACGCCAGCATCGGGCCGCCCGCGTGGGATGTGGCGAGCCTCGCCTTCTTCCACGGGTGGGAGGTCGCGGCTCTGGTCGCCGGGGCCGCCGGATTGCCCTGCGGACGTGACGCCGCCCTCTTCGGCCTGCTCCTCGCCCTGCACCACGCCAGCCGGTCCGTCACGCTCGGGCGCCCCGCGAGGATGCCCGCCGCCGTCACGCTCGCGCGGGACTGCCTGGCTCGGCTGTGA